Proteins encoded by one window of Mycolicibacterium sp. ND9-15:
- a CDS encoding cytochrome P450, which yields MGGVENLDFFTDKSLVDDPYGYYDAIRRCPVWREPAHGVVLVSGYDEAVAVQRDPDENLSVCNIVSGPWSGIPVDADRDDISDLIEQHRHRVTFGDYFITFDPPRHTAHRSLLSRLFTPKRLRYSEDFLWHLADEQINRFAEEGKCEIVVDYNFPFTLDAITNLLDVPEADREKFRRAATASRLEGERSGFVGVKEEWFVEYIEERRREPRDDVLTELALAKFPDGTTPEAIDVARVATFMFAAGHGTTIDLLSLAMLMLAERPELQEQLRCDRSKIPAFVEEMLRFESPIKSNFRMVRRTTKIGDVDVQAGTSVLVMNGAANRDPQRFDEPDEFRLTRPNILQHIAFGRGIHTCPGAPIARAEARVSLARILDRMAEIRVSEAKHGPAGDRRLKWDRTFLFRRLNELHLEFTPI from the coding sequence TTGGGCGGGGTTGAGAACCTGGACTTCTTCACCGACAAGTCACTTGTCGATGACCCCTACGGGTATTACGACGCGATCCGCCGATGCCCGGTTTGGCGTGAGCCGGCGCATGGTGTGGTGCTGGTGTCGGGCTACGACGAGGCCGTCGCCGTGCAACGCGACCCCGACGAGAACCTGTCGGTCTGCAATATCGTCAGCGGACCGTGGTCGGGGATTCCGGTCGACGCCGACCGTGACGACATCTCAGATCTGATCGAGCAACACCGCCACAGGGTTACGTTCGGCGACTACTTCATCACATTTGACCCTCCCAGGCACACCGCGCACCGCTCCCTGTTGAGCCGGTTGTTCACGCCCAAGCGGCTGAGGTACAGCGAGGACTTCCTCTGGCATCTGGCCGACGAACAAATCAACCGCTTCGCCGAGGAGGGCAAGTGCGAGATCGTCGTCGACTACAACTTCCCGTTCACGCTGGATGCCATCACCAACCTGCTGGACGTACCCGAGGCCGACCGTGAGAAATTCCGACGCGCGGCCACAGCCAGCAGGCTCGAAGGCGAACGCAGCGGGTTCGTCGGCGTAAAAGAGGAGTGGTTCGTCGAGTACATCGAGGAACGCCGGCGCGAACCGCGCGACGACGTCCTGACCGAGCTTGCGCTGGCGAAGTTCCCCGACGGCACGACACCCGAGGCAATTGACGTCGCCAGGGTCGCCACATTCATGTTCGCCGCCGGCCACGGCACGACGATCGATCTGCTGAGTCTCGCGATGCTGATGCTCGCGGAGCGGCCGGAACTGCAAGAGCAGCTGCGCTGCGACCGGTCGAAGATTCCCGCCTTCGTCGAGGAGATGCTTCGCTTCGAAAGCCCGATCAAGTCGAACTTTCGAATGGTGCGACGCACCACCAAGATCGGCGACGTCGATGTGCAGGCCGGTACCAGCGTACTGGTGATGAACGGTGCGGCAAACCGTGATCCACAACGCTTCGACGAGCCCGACGAATTCCGCCTTACGCGTCCAAACATATTGCAGCACATCGCATTCGGTCGCGGCATCCACACCTGTCCGGGTGCCCCGATCGCACGGGCCGAAGCGCGAGTGAGCTTGGCACGCATCCTTGACCGGATGGCCGAGATTCGGGTTTCAGAAGCCAAGCACGGCCCCGCGGGTGATCGCCGCCTCAAATGGGACCGCACCTTTCTGTTCAGACGCCTCAATGAGTTGCACCTCGAGTTCACGCCGATCTAG
- a CDS encoding integrase core domain-containing protein: MGIAGSLDDHSRYVVGLRAGADDADAELVWEVMLAGIDECGIPSMSLSDNGIVYTGRFHAHESAFEVNLRALGVRTINSTPFHPQTCGKIERFWQTLKKWLSARDPAATVEELNALLEQFRTYYNHQRPHRALRGATPAEAFSATVMARPAERPLPAPVFVSRRTVGEKSGQVFVAPYKVNVGLRWAGHDCDVIRDGEHITIFSGNRLVRTLTADPTRNYQSIDKTTRTYRTREPKPAS; the protein is encoded by the coding sequence GTGGGCATCGCGGGCAGTCTCGACGACCACTCCCGGTATGTGGTGGGTTTGCGCGCGGGTGCCGATGACGCGGACGCCGAGCTTGTCTGGGAGGTGATGCTGGCAGGCATCGACGAGTGCGGGATACCATCGATGTCGTTGTCGGACAACGGAATCGTCTACACTGGCCGCTTCCACGCGCATGAATCAGCTTTCGAGGTCAATCTGCGCGCTCTCGGGGTGCGGACCATCAACTCGACGCCGTTTCACCCGCAGACCTGCGGCAAGATCGAGCGGTTCTGGCAGACGCTGAAGAAGTGGCTGTCTGCCCGCGATCCGGCGGCTACTGTCGAGGAACTCAACGCCCTGCTCGAGCAGTTCCGCACCTATTACAACCACCAACGGCCGCACCGCGCGCTACGTGGCGCCACCCCGGCCGAGGCATTCAGCGCCACCGTCATGGCCCGCCCCGCCGAGCGTCCACTGCCCGCACCGGTGTTCGTCAGCCGCCGCACCGTCGGAGAGAAGTCGGGACAGGTGTTCGTCGCGCCCTACAAGGTCAACGTCGGGCTGCGCTGGGCCGGCCACGACTGCGATGTCATCCGCGACGGCGAGCACATCACCATCTTCAGCGGCAACCGACTCGTGCGCACTCTCACTGCCGATCCCACACGCAACTACCAGTCCATCGACAAGACCACCCGCACCTATCGCACCCGCGAGCCCAAACCGGCATCATGA
- a CDS encoding DUF6197 family protein has translation MADMNTDRDVIEGALALIEADGGWTQGTYCRDAEDNEVQPSVDSPGDWVRVRTEHVGAGGYRVRTEPVAAPCSFCLGGALRTAAGYWHSGQPYAAQMQVDRLELLLVRLANSADAMNWPNLDAFNDDVHTTAADAVLMLKRAAVHLDAQMHERP, from the coding sequence ATGGCTGACATGAATACCGACCGCGACGTAATCGAGGGCGCCCTGGCGCTCATCGAGGCTGACGGCGGGTGGACGCAAGGCACCTACTGCCGCGACGCCGAAGACAACGAGGTGCAGCCATCAGTCGACTCGCCGGGCGACTGGGTGCGGGTGCGCACCGAGCACGTCGGCGCGGGAGGCTACCGGGTACGCACCGAGCCTGTCGCCGCCCCATGCAGCTTCTGCCTGGGAGGGGCGCTACGTACGGCGGCTGGCTATTGGCACAGCGGGCAGCCTTACGCGGCGCAAATGCAGGTCGATCGGCTGGAGTTACTACTGGTGCGGCTCGCCAACTCCGCCGACGCAATGAACTGGCCGAACCTGGACGCCTTCAACGATGACGTACACACCACCGCGGCCGACGCGGTGCTGATGCTCAAGCGCGCCGCCGTGCATCTCGACGCCCAGATGCACGAGCGGCCGTAA
- a CDS encoding crotonase/enoyl-CoA hydratase family protein: MSEERVRVQIGETGVATVTMVRADKHNALDRAMFEGLVNAAEQLADATSVRAVVLHGEGKSFCSGLDVASFMAGSGGTGVLLERGDDHLANFAQRVTYDWSLVPAPVIAAIHGNCFGGGLQIALGADIRIAAPDAKLSVMEVKWGLVPDMGITQTLPRLVSVDVAKELTFTGRIVSGSDGCALGLVTRTADDPLSSALALAEEIARKSPDAVRAAKRLYNQTWTSNDAGTALSLESELQTGLIGKPNQIAAVVAGMSGERPVFSDPDS; encoded by the coding sequence GTGAGCGAAGAGAGAGTTCGGGTGCAGATCGGCGAGACCGGCGTTGCGACGGTGACGATGGTTCGCGCCGACAAGCACAACGCGCTGGACCGAGCCATGTTCGAAGGCCTAGTGAACGCCGCCGAGCAACTGGCCGATGCCACATCTGTTCGAGCGGTGGTGCTACACGGTGAGGGCAAGAGCTTCTGCTCCGGTCTTGACGTGGCAAGTTTCATGGCCGGGTCCGGCGGCACGGGTGTGCTCCTGGAGCGAGGCGACGACCATCTGGCCAATTTCGCACAGCGGGTGACCTATGACTGGTCGTTGGTGCCGGCACCGGTAATCGCCGCGATTCACGGCAACTGCTTCGGGGGCGGTCTGCAAATCGCGCTCGGCGCCGACATCCGCATCGCTGCCCCGGACGCGAAACTGTCCGTCATGGAGGTCAAATGGGGCCTTGTCCCCGACATGGGCATCACGCAGACACTGCCGCGGCTGGTATCCGTCGACGTCGCAAAGGAGTTGACGTTCACTGGCCGCATAGTTTCCGGGAGCGACGGCTGTGCGCTCGGCCTGGTCACTCGCACTGCTGACGACCCGCTCTCGTCGGCGTTGGCGCTCGCCGAGGAGATCGCACGGAAATCGCCGGATGCCGTGCGGGCCGCCAAGCGTCTCTACAACCAGACCTGGACCAGCAACGACGCGGGGACTGCCCTGTCGCTCGAATCCGAGTTGCAGACCGGGTTGATCGGCAAGCCCAATCAGATCGCCGCCGTGGTGGCCGGCATGTCGGGCGAGCGGCCGGTCTTCTCCGACCCCGATTCCTGA
- a CDS encoding TldD/PmbA family protein — protein MSATRRVDADFLDLPRHALADAALSAASAAGAGYADLRIHAITSELVQLRDGELQTAVVDREIGLAVRVIVDGTWGFASHAELRPVVAADTARRAVGVARTLAQLNAERIELADEPVYTEATWLSDYRIDPFSVGTTEKLAVLGEYSGRLLAADGVDHVSTGLHTAKEQTFYADTFGSTITQQRVRVQPSLEAVTVDAAAGTFETMRTLAPPTARGWEYVAGDEAWNWTEELAALPTWLAEKVKAPSVSAGPTDLVIDPSNLWLTIHESVGHATEYDRAIGYEAAYAGTSFATPDKLGTMRYGSPVMNVTADRTVEHGLATIGFDDDGVRAQKWDLVRDGVFVGYQLDRVFAPRLGVARSNGCAYADSPHHVPIQRMANVSLEPAAEDVSTDDLIARVDDGIYIVGDKSWSIDMQRYNFQFTGQRFFRIRDGRLDGQLRDVAYQATTTDFWGALEAVGGPSTWRLGGAFNCGKAQPGQVAAVSHGCPSALFRGVNVLNTREEAGRS, from the coding sequence GTGAGCGCCACCCGACGAGTCGACGCCGACTTCCTCGATTTGCCTCGCCATGCGCTGGCCGACGCGGCGCTGTCGGCGGCGTCGGCCGCCGGCGCCGGCTACGCAGATCTTCGCATTCACGCGATCACTTCGGAGCTCGTGCAGTTGCGAGACGGTGAACTGCAGACCGCGGTCGTCGATCGGGAGATCGGCCTGGCGGTGCGGGTGATCGTCGACGGCACCTGGGGGTTCGCTTCGCATGCCGAGCTCCGCCCGGTGGTCGCCGCCGACACCGCACGCCGCGCCGTGGGAGTGGCCAGGACGCTGGCGCAGCTGAACGCCGAGCGGATCGAGCTGGCCGACGAACCCGTCTACACCGAGGCCACTTGGCTTTCGGACTACCGGATCGACCCGTTCAGTGTCGGCACCACCGAGAAGCTGGCCGTGCTCGGCGAGTACTCCGGTCGGCTGCTGGCCGCTGACGGCGTCGACCACGTCTCGACGGGATTGCACACGGCCAAGGAGCAGACGTTCTACGCCGACACGTTCGGCTCGACGATCACCCAGCAGCGGGTGCGGGTGCAGCCGTCGCTGGAGGCAGTCACCGTCGACGCCGCGGCGGGCACCTTCGAGACGATGCGCACGCTGGCCCCCCCGACTGCCCGGGGCTGGGAGTACGTCGCCGGCGACGAAGCGTGGAACTGGACCGAGGAACTGGCCGCGCTGCCGACCTGGCTGGCCGAGAAGGTCAAGGCCCCCAGTGTCAGCGCCGGGCCGACGGACCTCGTGATCGACCCGTCGAACCTGTGGCTGACCATTCACGAATCCGTCGGGCACGCCACCGAGTACGACCGGGCGATCGGCTACGAGGCGGCGTATGCGGGCACCTCGTTCGCCACGCCCGACAAGCTCGGCACGATGCGCTACGGCTCGCCGGTGATGAACGTGACCGCCGACCGGACCGTCGAACATGGCCTGGCGACCATCGGTTTCGACGACGACGGGGTGCGGGCGCAGAAGTGGGACCTGGTGCGCGACGGTGTTTTCGTCGGGTACCAGCTGGACCGGGTGTTCGCACCGCGCCTGGGTGTGGCCCGGTCGAACGGCTGCGCGTACGCCGACTCGCCGCATCACGTGCCGATCCAGCGGATGGCCAACGTCTCGCTGGAGCCGGCGGCCGAGGACGTCAGCACCGACGATCTCATCGCCCGCGTGGACGACGGTATCTACATCGTCGGCGACAAGAGTTGGTCGATCGACATGCAGCGCTACAACTTCCAGTTCACGGGTCAGCGGTTCTTCCGCATCCGCGACGGCCGGCTCGACGGCCAGCTGCGCGACGTGGCCTATCAGGCGACGACGACGGACTTCTGGGGGGCGCTGGAGGCCGTCGGCGGGCCGTCGACATGGCGGCTCGGCGGGGCGTTCAACTGCGGCAAGGCGCAGCCGGGGCAGGTGGCCGCGGTCAGCCACGGATGCCCGTCGGCGTTGTTCCGCGGGGTGAACGTGCTCAACACCCGCGAAGAGGCAGGGCGGTCATGA
- a CDS encoding TldD/PmbA family protein has protein sequence MIGAQRVVEIALTEAVRLGGADETIVLVTDRSDAALRWAGNSMTTNGESTTRYTTVVSVVHRGGKSHVGSVRSSEVDPSTIAALVASSQEAARSAPEARDSAPLLAGGDVPPDWDAPVPGTGAEVFLAMADGLARGFHRGDRLYGYARHIVETTFLATSGGLRRRYTQPTGSVEINAKRADASAWVGVSTSDFADVPTDSMLDELSTRLGWAQRTVELPAGRYETILPPSTVADLMIYLTWAMDGRGAQEGRTAFSAPGGGTRVGEKLTELPLTLYSDPLAAGLACTPFVATSTSSERISVFDNGMDISRVDWVRDGAINALAYSRASAAEFGATPAAPADNLLMTGGQGGLADMIAGTERGLLLSTLWYIRAVDPAVLLLTGLTRDGVYLIEDGEVTAAVNNFRFNESPLDLLRRTTEAGASEVTLPREWGDWATRAAMPTLRIPDFHMSSVSQAQ, from the coding sequence ATGATCGGCGCACAGCGGGTCGTGGAGATCGCGCTGACCGAAGCTGTTCGGTTGGGCGGGGCCGACGAGACGATCGTGTTGGTGACCGACCGCTCCGACGCGGCGCTGCGGTGGGCGGGCAACTCGATGACCACCAACGGGGAGTCGACGACGCGCTACACGACGGTGGTCTCGGTGGTGCACAGGGGCGGCAAGTCGCATGTCGGGTCGGTGCGGTCCAGCGAGGTCGACCCATCGACGATCGCGGCGCTGGTGGCATCGTCGCAGGAGGCGGCGCGCTCGGCGCCCGAGGCTCGCGACAGCGCGCCGTTGCTCGCCGGCGGTGACGTACCCCCGGATTGGGATGCCCCGGTGCCGGGCACCGGCGCGGAGGTGTTCTTGGCGATGGCGGACGGACTCGCCCGTGGCTTCCACCGCGGCGACAGGTTGTACGGGTATGCGCGGCACATTGTGGAGACCACGTTCCTGGCGACCTCGGGTGGGTTGCGGCGGCGGTACACGCAGCCGACCGGTTCAGTGGAGATCAACGCCAAGCGTGCCGACGCCAGCGCGTGGGTCGGCGTCAGCACGAGCGACTTTGCCGACGTACCAACGGATTCGATGCTTGACGAGTTGTCGACTCGGCTGGGCTGGGCGCAACGCACCGTGGAGTTGCCGGCCGGGCGCTACGAAACGATCCTGCCGCCATCGACGGTGGCCGACCTGATGATCTACCTGACATGGGCGATGGACGGCCGCGGCGCGCAGGAGGGTCGCACCGCGTTCTCCGCGCCCGGCGGCGGCACGCGGGTGGGGGAGAAGCTCACCGAGTTGCCGTTGACGCTGTACTCCGATCCGCTCGCCGCAGGGCTGGCGTGCACCCCGTTTGTCGCGACATCCACCTCGTCGGAACGGATTTCGGTTTTCGACAACGGCATGGACATCAGCCGGGTGGACTGGGTCCGCGACGGCGCGATCAACGCGTTGGCGTATTCACGGGCGTCGGCCGCGGAGTTCGGCGCGACCCCGGCCGCGCCTGCGGACAACCTGCTGATGACCGGGGGGCAAGGCGGTCTGGCGGACATGATCGCGGGCACGGAGCGGGGACTGCTGCTGAGCACGCTGTGGTATATCCGCGCGGTCGATCCGGCGGTGCTGCTGCTGACGGGACTCACCCGCGACGGTGTCTACCTGATCGAGGACGGCGAGGTGACGGCTGCCGTCAACAATTTCCGGTTCAACGAGAGCCCGTTGGACCTGTTGCGCCGGACGACGGAGGCGGGTGCCAGCGAGGTCACTTTGCCGCGGGAGTGGGGCGACTGGGCCACGCGGGCGGCGATGCCGACACTGCGGATTCCCGACTTTCACATGTCGTCGGTCAGTCAGGCGCAATAA
- a CDS encoding carboxymuconolactone decarboxylase family protein, producing MSSGDGRLDTLIRLTCGRALALPPLTVEGDLLDEATEADRVVAAFAEQFAIDVSGIGENQRKRLSVTLGDNAFRTVVAIFIADFVPRVWAGCEALGLGRPGHCSVVEWDHEADPVDALLNGFAPAVARLRELDPVTTEIVRLRGAIQHNCRLCKSLRDDNALDAGGSEELYGQIERYESAEGLTDAQKAALRYVDALIWSPARIEADVAAGVRRHFSEKQVWELTLDVMRNACNKIAVSLGADAPRVASGTERYSIGHDGQPVYADIA from the coding sequence ATGTCGTCGGGTGACGGCCGACTGGACACGTTGATCCGGCTGACGTGCGGCAGGGCGCTGGCGTTACCGCCGCTGACCGTGGAGGGCGACCTGCTCGACGAGGCCACCGAAGCGGATCGGGTGGTGGCCGCGTTCGCCGAGCAGTTCGCGATCGACGTCTCGGGCATCGGCGAAAATCAGCGCAAGCGACTGTCGGTGACGCTGGGCGACAACGCTTTTCGAACGGTGGTCGCGATCTTCATCGCCGACTTCGTGCCGCGAGTGTGGGCGGGCTGCGAGGCACTGGGTCTGGGCCGACCCGGCCACTGCAGCGTCGTCGAGTGGGACCACGAGGCCGATCCGGTCGATGCCCTGCTCAACGGCTTCGCGCCCGCCGTGGCGCGGTTACGGGAACTCGATCCGGTGACGACGGAGATCGTCCGGCTGCGCGGGGCGATTCAGCACAACTGCCGGCTGTGCAAGTCGTTACGGGATGACAACGCGCTGGACGCGGGTGGGTCCGAGGAGCTGTACGGGCAGATCGAGCGCTATGAGTCCGCCGAGGGATTGACCGACGCGCAGAAGGCGGCACTGCGATACGTCGACGCGCTGATCTGGTCGCCGGCACGGATCGAGGCGGATGTGGCCGCGGGCGTCCGGAGGCACTTCTCGGAGAAGCAGGTGTGGGAGCTGACGCTGGACGTCATGCGCAACGCGTGCAACAAAATCGCGGTGTCGCTGGGGGCCGACGCCCCGCGAGTGGCGTCGGGCACCGAGCGCTACTCGATCGGCCACGACGGGCAGCCGGTGTACGCCGACATCGCGTGA
- a CDS encoding Type 1 glutamine amidotransferase-like domain-containing protein, with protein MSDADRGWITNGERPRTSREPTNEKSARDSALPAVTERAPQLQPLYLLADSQLLFWKRQDRLLLETALEELSSGIPVSAAYIGASNGDRPEYYEIFEAAMDAIGIIDRRMIASSFGADDRSWLDRAQLIVLAGGNVRLGWNTFESTGMKDVILDRYAQGAILVGVSAGAVQLGRYGIVETPEPSSTELLEVFQLVPSIIDTHDERAEWARLTRTIQSLEGAATGLGIPSGGGVVVHPDTSIEPLRRPAHEFRFEGTCVTHSLLCADDDR; from the coding sequence ATGTCCGACGCCGATCGGGGATGGATCACGAATGGGGAGCGACCGCGAACGTCCCGAGAACCGACGAATGAGAAATCGGCGCGAGACTCGGCACTGCCGGCGGTGACTGAGAGGGCGCCGCAACTTCAACCGCTTTATCTGCTGGCGGACAGTCAACTGCTGTTCTGGAAGCGCCAGGATCGGCTGCTGCTCGAGACAGCCCTCGAAGAACTCTCATCGGGCATCCCAGTGAGCGCGGCCTACATCGGTGCCTCTAACGGGGATCGTCCGGAGTATTACGAGATCTTCGAGGCGGCGATGGATGCCATTGGAATCATTGACCGTCGCATGATCGCGTCGTCATTCGGTGCAGACGACCGCTCTTGGCTCGACCGCGCCCAGTTGATCGTTCTCGCGGGCGGCAACGTGCGTCTCGGCTGGAACACGTTCGAAAGTACCGGCATGAAGGATGTGATCCTGGACAGATACGCGCAAGGCGCGATCCTGGTGGGCGTCTCAGCCGGCGCAGTCCAGCTCGGCCGCTACGGCATCGTCGAGACGCCCGAGCCCTCCTCGACTGAGCTGCTCGAAGTGTTCCAGCTCGTCCCCTCGATCATCGACACGCATGACGAGCGAGCCGAGTGGGCTCGGCTTACGCGGACGATTCAGTCACTGGAGGGAGCGGCCACCGGACTGGGCATCCCTTCCGGCGGCGGAGTCGTTGTCCACCCGGATACCAGCATCGAGCCGCTGCGGCGTCCGGCGCACGAATTCCGTTTCGAGGGCACTTGCGTCACGCACTCGCTGTTGTGCGCCGACGACGACCGTTGA
- a CDS encoding mycofactocin-coupled SDR family oxidoreductase (This oxidoreductase belongs to a branch of the SDR family in which the NAD cofactor is especially deeply buried and is non-exchangeable. Members of this branch occur only in species that product mycofactocin, a small molecule electron carrier derived from the final two residues of the mycofactocin precursor protein, MftA. Mycofactocin is thought to mediate transfers of electrons between such non-exchangeable NAD cofactors from different enzymes acting on different substates, and has been shown to play a role in the metabolism of alcohols and aldehydes in Mycolicibacterium smegmatis and in Mycobacterium tuberculosis.) codes for MGALDGRVAFITGGARGQGRSHALALAAEGANIVIADVPRPMNLTYPLGTEDDLRRTAKRVEELGGICIPIALDVRDAAAVDAAVAETVNRLGSLDIVVVNAGIVSTGPLEEVTDETWHQLVDTNLTGAFHTLRAAIPVMRRQRFGRILVTSSMGGRMGIPELAAYNATKWGVIGLAKSVALEVAKDGITVNVICPTTVQTPMVQPEGGDDVPDDLVRRMMKANPIPQPWISPQDVSRGLLYLVTDPGVITGSVLEIGLGGSARMH; via the coding sequence ATGGGTGCGCTAGACGGTCGGGTCGCCTTCATCACCGGGGGAGCGCGTGGGCAGGGCCGGTCCCATGCCTTGGCGCTGGCCGCGGAGGGGGCGAACATCGTCATCGCTGACGTGCCCCGCCCGATGAACCTGACGTATCCCCTCGGCACCGAGGACGATCTGCGCCGCACGGCCAAGCGTGTCGAGGAGCTCGGCGGCATCTGCATTCCCATCGCGCTGGATGTGCGCGACGCAGCGGCGGTGGACGCAGCCGTCGCGGAAACCGTGAACCGGTTGGGCAGCCTCGACATCGTGGTGGTCAACGCCGGAATCGTGAGCACCGGGCCGTTGGAAGAAGTGACAGACGAGACCTGGCACCAACTCGTCGACACCAATCTGACGGGCGCATTCCACACGCTGCGAGCAGCGATACCGGTGATGCGACGGCAGCGCTTCGGCCGGATCCTGGTGACGTCGTCCATGGGTGGCCGCATGGGCATCCCAGAGTTGGCGGCATACAACGCCACCAAATGGGGCGTCATCGGACTCGCGAAGTCCGTCGCCCTGGAGGTCGCAAAGGACGGCATCACGGTCAACGTCATCTGCCCGACCACGGTGCAGACACCGATGGTGCAACCCGAGGGCGGCGACGACGTCCCCGACGACCTGGTCCGTCGGATGATGAAGGCGAATCCGATTCCCCAGCCGTGGATTTCGCCCCAGGACGTCAGCCGCGGACTTCTGTATCTGGTCACCGACCCGGGCGTCATCACCGGTAGCGTCCTCGAGATCGGCCTTGGCGGCAGCGCCCGAATGCATTGA
- a CDS encoding P27 family phage terminase small subunit, with the protein MLDPAELALLAALCRTVDELDRLTAAMKDAEPVVEGSTGQPKSHPLLGEIRLHRKLAESLSAALALPVVGESVGRKRSAGARIAAQARWRNGKGA; encoded by the coding sequence GTGCTGGACCCGGCTGAGCTGGCGTTGTTGGCGGCGTTGTGCCGCACGGTTGACGAGTTGGATCGGTTGACGGCGGCGATGAAGGATGCGGAGCCGGTGGTGGAGGGTTCGACTGGTCAACCGAAGTCGCATCCGTTGCTGGGTGAGATTCGGTTGCATCGGAAGTTGGCTGAGAGCCTAAGCGCGGCGTTGGCGTTGCCGGTGGTGGGTGAGTCGGTGGGGCGCAAGCGGTCGGCGGGGGCGAGGATCGCGGCGCAGGCCCGCTGGCGCAACGGGAAGGGCGCATAG